From one Suricata suricatta isolate VVHF042 chromosome 8, meerkat_22Aug2017_6uvM2_HiC, whole genome shotgun sequence genomic stretch:
- the CLDN19 gene encoding claudin-19, translating to MANSGLQLLGYFLALGGWVGIIASTALPQWKQSSYAGDAIITAVGLYEGLWMSCASQSTGQVQCKLYDSLLALEGHIQSARALMVVAVLLGFVAMVLSVVGMKCTRVGDSNPIAKSRIAISGGALFLLAGLCTLTAVSWYATLVTQEFFNPSTPINARYEFGSALFVGWASAGLAMLGGSFLCCTCPEPERANSTPQPYRPGPSAAAREPVVKLSASAKGPLGV from the exons ATGGCCAACTCAGGCCTCCAGCTCCTGGGCTACTTCCTggccctgggtggctgggtgggcaTCATCGCCAGCACAGCCCTCCCACAGTGGAAGCAGTCCTCGTACGCGGGCGATGCCATCATCACGGCCGTGGGCCTCTACGAAGGACTCTGGATGTCCTGCGCGTCCCAGAGCACCGGGCAGGTGCAGTGCAAACTCTACGACTCACTGCTCGCCCTGGAAG gTCACATCCAGTCTGCCCGAGCCCTGATGGTAGTGGCCGTGCTCCTGGGCTTTGTGGCCATGGTCCTCAGTGTGGTTGGCATGAAGTGCACCCGAGTTGGAGACAGTAACCCCATCGCCAAGAGCCGCATAGCCATCTCTGGGGGTGCCCTCTTCCTCCTGGCAG GCCTCTGCACTTTGACAGCCGTCTCGTGGTATGCCACCCTGGTGACCCAGGAGTTCTTCAACCCCAGCACACCTATCAATGCCAG GTACGAGTTCGGCTCGGCCCTGTTCGTGGGCTGGGCCTCCGCCGGCCTGGCCATGCTGGGGGGCTCCTTCCTCTGCTGCACGTGCCCGGAGCCCGAGAGAGCCAACAGCACCCCGCAGCCCTACCGGCCCGGCCCCTCGGCTGCTGCGCGAGA ACCAGTTGTTAAATTGTCCGCCTCCGCCAAGGGTCCCCTGGGTGTGTAA